CTATCAGATTTATATATGCATTCGAATTAGATGACAAGTTCCCTCCAGGACCCCTGCTCAAAGCCCATTTGAAGCATTCCAAGAAGAAAATATGGAGGAGTATCAGTAGAAACTATGGTTCTATACAACCTGACCAAAAGGTATATTTGCCTCTTGCTTTTCTTTATCACAGTTGCTTTCGATAACTAGTATCAAATGGCTGCTTTGCTTAAACTACAATTCATTAAATTCCTCACAGAATGAGATGGCAAATAGAGAAATAGCTGTTCTAAAATCGATGTTACGATGCATTGATAAGTACAATCTTGGATCCCATTATGATCCTAGGAACCTTGTAAATCGCATCGAGCTTCTGAAAAGGCAGAATCAAGAGAGGAAGGCAATGAAAGCAGCTTCTAAATCCAAGGCTCAGGTGCAACAGAAGAACACAAATAAACGTACTGCCAATTACCACAAAGCTGGCCGGGATCAGCAGAGCAGATTTAAGCGTCCTCAGACAGATGAATCTCGTGCATCTGTGAATGCAGCTTTCTCAATCCACTCAGTACAGCCATCTTATCCTCAGCGAGAAGGTTCTTTTGTGGGTCAAGGTGCAGAATACTTAAACCCACCTGCTGGAATGGCTGTGGCAGCAGCTATTCCAAATGTTTCCGTTGGTACGATCCACTCGAGGCAACTAACTCATTATCAGCCAGAAAGCTCATTCACAGCTCAAGATTTACAATACTTAACCCCATCTGCTGGACAGTATGGTTTGGCGCGCTCCTCCCCTGATCCCACACGTGTGAGTTTATCAGGTGCACCATATGGTTTCCCTTACTCCAGTCCTGTCCCCCAATATGCAAACTCGTCTGTTGGATACAATGGAATGGTGGGCTCCCAAACTGGCACCCCATGGAGCTCATCATCTGGTCAGTATGGAGCAAATATTATTGCAAATGGGAGCACTGAGCAGATTGGATCAGCTGGAACCCAAATAGCTGTAGGCATTGCTTCTAATTCACATCCAGACAGATCAATTTCTTATTACCCAGGGAATCGACTTAGGAGCCCTAATTATCATGATGATAGGTCAGTGTCTCAAACTCACAGTAGAGATAAGCAGTCTCAGTGCCCACCACCAGCTATTTATCATCTTtagattttgctttttttttttaagttacatCATAGTCATTACTCTTACAGTTTTACTTTCATTCTGTCTTCCCTCTCAATGAAATTTAGCTTGTCCATGAATGAACATTTTTGTATATGGCTTGAAGATAAAAAGAACTATTGTTTCAGTTTAGGCAATCTGAATGTCTTGATGATTGCTCATATCTCTCACTGGCAAATTCGTGATGTGTCATCTTATGCTTTCCGTCTATACGAAGCCTTTGATGCTTGTCCTGTGTTTTTCAATAAATTCACTCATATTCATAATTCATCTAAAAAAAGGGTCTCCagtactttttttaattgagttcaGTCGTCCCACCACTTGAGCTTAAGCTCTGGCCGAATCTCTGTAGACTAGCTCAGTTCGACCACATTAATAAACTTGTTAGTCCTCCCAGTTACAATGGATTCCCTAATTTGcttggtaaaaaataaattataaaacagCCTTCGAGTACTAGTTGGAAGAGGCAATCATACATTGTGAGTTTATATTAAGGGATAGGAATCAGAGACACTAATGTGGACTGATTAAAAATTTTCTGTCCCATTTTTCAAGTTTCACTTTATATTTCTACcaattatatcattttttttttttttttttactttgggtattttatgagaaaattaatatatatatatatgtgtgtgtgacaAGTTGAGATTGATGGAACAAAATgtaaaacacaaaaagtgaGATGAAGGATTTATATTCTACAAATTTTACCATGTAAAAGATTGATATTAAGTTTGCATTTGACATTGGCTTAaaaaaccaacttttttttactatttagtttatttttgctactattcatgagtctcattgcactttttgatactattcatggtcatgctgtactattttaactactttttagctttatttactgtacttttagcaaaaagttttcactTTTAGCTAAATAAGCTGTTTTCAAACGAATTATAAAgagtattaaaaattttattatatatgctttcaaaataataacttttttttattaaaaaaaataaattataattcaaCAATTACAATGGAAGGAGGAAGgagaatttgaattctaaatatTGCTATTAGAAATGCTAAGATGTGCCAACTAGTTGAATTACATTATTCTTAGCTAAGATGTGCCAATTAGTTGAACTACATGGTTCTTAGCTGATAAGTCAATTTTTAGATACAACAAAAGAGtaaataatcaaattatttattatattgttgatgGGACACCAattgcattaaatgtcatatcagTTTTGCAACCATGTATGCattttataaaatcaaacatGGAAGGCCACATTATACATGTTTCTACCTATCttatttatctatataatatctaaaacaTGAATCatagtatttattgttactatgATCTTGCTAAGCTATATCAGCGAAACATTTCAATCTATTAGATCAATTTTagtccatttggtccactttgatCCACTTTGTCCATTTCAGTCCATTTTGGTCTACTTCGATTCATTTTGGACTAAGTGGGCCTTGAATTGGTTCTTTTTGtagttttctcttttcaattttgggctcaaaattattatttttctccttaatttttgggttgaaaagtatgaaattttatcttatttgggccaaacttttttagttttaggctaaaaaatacaaacaaaataagcaTTCGAAATTAGAGATCATACcctaa
This genomic stretch from Quercus lobata isolate SW786 chromosome 3, ValleyOak3.0 Primary Assembly, whole genome shotgun sequence harbors:
- the LOC115978973 gene encoding FRIGIDA-like protein 4a, which translates into the protein MSSSSTSSSLPDLPPLPQLPHNLRKSFKLLKTHAAAVANFTLQWQDLEDHFHSIHNSIQSKLQEFQSQQKTHLDSKETILIPTHESQVNSKETQLSPALESQEKSEETQFSNQQDQADSEGTLPENNGNSYEIPINEGWKAVLLYLNDHSKEHESMHNDLYNALKDYVDPGKLVFEAVKWIHSQELEKGNTDKEIRVSRWSCALLLEELLRVKPVVKAEVREEALKLALELKGNIKEDDIENSWEVLGFLLLVGAFGLVAEFDEDEVLELLKYSLHRKETPELVRALGFANKALDFIQKLLTKNKRLDAIRFIYAFELDDKFPPGPLLKAHLKHSKKKIWRSISRNYGSIQPDQKNEMANREIAVLKSMLRCIDKYNLGSHYDPRNLVNRIELLKRQNQERKAMKAASKSKAQVQQKNTNKRTANYHKAGRDQQSRFKRPQTDESRASVNAAFSIHSVQPSYPQREGSFVGQGAEYLNPPAGMAVAAAIPNVSVGTIHSRQLTHYQPESSFTAQDLQYLTPSAGQYGLARSSPDPTRVSLSGAPYGFPYSSPVPQYANSSVGYNGMVGSQTGTPWSSSSGQYGANIIANGSTEQIGSAGTQIAVGIASNSHPDRSISYYPGNRLRSPNYHDDRSVSQTHSRDKQSQCPPPAIYHL